The following DNA comes from Marichromatium purpuratum 984.
TTGGGACCGATGTGGACTCCCTCGGCGATCTCGACCTCGCCCTCGATGACGACGTTGACATCGATGGTGCAGTCGCTGGCGGCGGTGAGTCTGCCGCGCAGGTCGAAGCGTGCCGGATCCCGCAGGGTGACGCCGGCGCGCATCAGCCGCTCGGCCTGCTGGCGTTGCCAGGCGCGCTCGAGCGCGGCGAGCTGGACCCGGTCGTTGACTCCGGAGACCTCGCTGAGGCTGTCGGGGCGGGCGCTGGCCACGTCCACGCCATCGGTCGCGGCCAGGGCGGTGACGTCGGTGAGGTAGTACTCGCCCTGGGCGTTGTCGTCGTCGATGCGCGAGAGCCAGTCGTCAAGACGGGCGCGATCGGCGACCAGGAAGCCCATATTCGATTCGCGGATGCGACGCTGCTGTTCGTCGGCGTCGCGCTCCTCGACGATACGCTCGATGCGCCCCTCGGCGTCGCGCAGGATACGGCCGTAGCCGGTGGGGTCGGGCAGCTCGGCGGTGAGCAGCGCTAGCGGGCTGTCATCGGCCGCGGCGATCAGCCGTTCGAGGGTCGCCGGAGAGATCAGCGGTACGTCGCCATAAAGCACCAACACGCGGTCGAGATCGGCGAGTGCGGGCATTGCCTGCATCACCGCATGCGCGGTGCCGCGCTGCTCGGCCTGCTCGACCCAGGTGCAGGAATGGCCTTCGAGGGCCGCACGTACCTGATCGCCGGCATGGCCGTGGACGACCACGATCCGTGTCGGATCGATCGTCTCCGCCGCCTCGAGGACATGCGCGAGCAGTGGCTTGCCGGCCAGTGGATGGAGGACCTTGGGGAGTCTCGAACGCATCCGCTTGCCGAGCCCGGCGGCCAGTATCACGACGCCTAACTTCATGCCTGAGTGATCCTCGCTGGAGTTATCGATAGGGTGAGACGCCCGTCATCTCGGGAGAGGGTGCGCCGCTGGGGGCGGTCACGGGCATCTCGCTCGGTGGCTATCCTAGCCGTCTGGGGCACGTGTCGCGAGCACTGCTGCGCGCGCGTCGTCTTGGTGTGTCGTCGCCATCTGGCTTACAGCGAGCATGCGCCGGGGGTTTCGTCAGCGTCAAGCGCGTCGTTGGCGAGAATAAGGCCCCTTGATCGATAAAAAAACGCCCCGGCCTTGCGGGCGGGGCGTTTTCCTCGTGCAGTGCGCCGGACGTGGCGCGAGCGAATCAACCGCGCTTGGTCTTGCGCAGCTTCTCGATCGCACGCAGCTGGGCGATCGCCTCGGCCAGTTCGGCCTGGGCCTTGGCGTACTCGAACCCGGCCTGTTGTCCGGCCAGTGCCTCCTCGGCGCGACGCTTGGCCTCCTGGGCCGCCGCCTCGTCGAGGTTCGCGGCCCGGACCGCGGTGTCGGCAAGGACCGTGACCACGTTCGGCTGGACCTCGAGCATGCCGCCGGAGACGTAGAAATGCTCCTGCTCGCCCTGCTCGTTCTCCACTCGGACGTCGCCGGGCTTGAGACGGCTGATGAAGGCGGTGTGGCGGGGCGCGATGCCCACCTCACCCACTTCCGCGCTGGCGTACACCATGGTCGCCTGCCCGGAGTGGATGGCGCCCTCTGCGCTCACGATATCGACGTGGATCGTCATTGCCATGGGTGGTCTCCGTTAGTTGGCCATCGTTTCGGCCTTGGCCACCGCTTCCTCGATGTTGCCGACCATGTAGAAGGCCTGTTCGGGCAGGTGGTCGTACTCGCCGTTGACGATGGCCTGGAAGCCGGCGATGGTGTCCTTGACCGAGACGAACTTACCGGGCGCGCCGGTGAAGACCTCGGCGACGAAGAACGGCTGCGACAGGAAGCGCTGGATCTTACGGGCACGCGCCACGGTCAGCTTGTCCTCGTCGGAGAGTTCGTCCATGCCGAGGATGGCGATGATGTCCTTGAGTTCCTTGTAGCGCTGCAGGGTGCCCTGCACCGCACGCGCGGTCTCGTAGTGTTCCTGACCGACGACGTTGGGGTCGAGGATACGGCTGGTCGAGTCGAGCGGGTCGACGGCGGGGTAGATACCCAGCTCGGCGATCTGACGCGACAGCACCAGGGTGGCGTCGAGGTGCGCGAAGGTGGTGGCCGGCGACGGGTCGGTGAGGTCGTCGGCGGGGACGTAGACGGCCTGGAAAGAGGTGATCGAGCCGGTCTTGGTGGAGGTGATGCGCTCCTGCAGGGCGCCCATCTCCGAGGCCAGGGTCGGCTGGTAGCCCACCGCCGAAGGCATGCGCCCGAGCAGTGCCGAGACCTCGGTACCGGCGAGGGTGTAACGATAGATGTTGTCGACGAACAGCAGCACGTCACGGCCTTCGTCGCGGAAGTACTCGGCCATGGTCAGGCCGGTCAGGGCGACGCGCAGACGGTTGCCGGGCGGCTCGTTCATCTGGCCGTAGACCAGGGCCACCTTGTCGAGGACGTTCGACTCCTTCATCTCGTGATAGAAGTCGTTACCCTCACGGGTACGCTCGCCGACACCCGCGAACACCGAGAAACCGGAGTGCTCGGCGGCGATGTTACGGATGAGCTCCATCAGGGTGACGGTCTTGCCGACGCCAGCGCCGCCGAACAGGCCGACCTTGCCGCCCTTGGCGATCGGCATGATCAGGTCGACGACCTTGATGCCGGTCTCGAGGATCTCGGTGGTGGTCGACTGGTCCTCGAGCTTGGGCGCGGGACGGTGGATCGACCAGGTCTCCTCGGCGCCGATGTCACCCTGCTCGTCGATGGCGTTGCCGAGCACGTCCATGATGCGGCCGAGGGTCTTCTGGCCGACCGGGACCTGGATCGGGGCGCCGGTGGCGGCGACCTCGAGGCCACGCTGCAGGCCGTCGGTCGAACCCATGGCGATGGTGCGGACGACGCCGTCGCCGAGCTGCTGCTGCACCTCGAGGGTGAGGCCGACGGACTCGATCTTCAGTGCTTCATAGACCTTGGGCATCTCGCCGCGCGGGAACTGTACGTCCACCACCGCGCCGATGATTTCCACCACGTTACCGGAACTCATAGTCTTTTCCTCTTCTGCCTTGCGGCGTCTAGCGATTCTGTCTGGGTCTGAACCCGAGCGGATTGGCCGGGCTCAGCCGGCGGTGGGTCAAACCGCCGCGGCGCCGCTCACGATCTCGGAGATTTCCTGGGTGATAGCGGCCTGGCGCGCCTTGTTGTAGACGAGCTGGAGTTCGTCGATCAGGTTGCCGGCGTTGTCCGAGGCGGCCTTCATCGCGACCATCCGCGCGGCCTGCTCGCAGGCGGCGTTCTCGACCACACCCTGATAGACCAGCGACTCGATGTAGCGGGTGAGCAGGGCATCGAGCACGGTGCGCGCGTCCGGTTCGTAGATGTAGTCCCAGTGGTAGGGCAACGCCTCCTCCGGTTTCTCGGCGGCGGCGATGGGCACCAGCTGGCGGATCTCCGGGCGCTGGGTCATGGTGTTGACGAATTCGTTGCTGGCGACGTAGATCGCGTCGATCTCGCCGGCCTCGAAGGCGTCGAGCATCACCTTGACGGTGCCGATCAGGTCCTCGATGTGCGGGGTGTCGCCGAGGTGGGTCGCCTGCGCCAGCACCTTGCCGCCGAAGCGCTTGAAGAAGCCCAGCGCCTTGCTGCCGATGGCGCAGAACACCGGCTCGACGCCAGCGGCCTGCTGCTCCTTGATCTCGGCACTCAGACGGCGGAACAGGTTACTGTTGAGGCCGCCGCACAGGCCGCGATCGGAGGAAACCACGATGTAGCCGACGCGCTTGCGCGGGCGTTCCGTGGCCATGAAGGAATGATGGTACTCGGGCGTCGCTTGCGCCAGGTGATGGATCACCTGGAGCATCTTGTCCGCGTAGGGCCGGGAGGCAGACATGCGATCCTGCGCCTTGCGCATCTTCGATGCTGCAACCATCTCCATGGCGGAAGTGATCTTCTGCGTGCTCTTGATGCTCGCAATCTTGGTGCGGATTTCTTTGGCGCCTGCCATTTGATCAAGCTCCCAGCTTTCAGCGCCCGATCCCCGACTCGAAGGTCGGTCGCGGCGCCTGTTTGATTCGGGTCGGTTGTAAGGTCTCGACAACGCCCGACCGCCGCGGGGCGGCGGTCGGGCGCATGTGGATGCGGGCGCTTACCAAGTATTGTTCGCCTTGAAATCCTTGAGCGCCGCGTGCAGACCCTGCTGGATCTCGTCGTTGAAACCGCCGGTCGAGTCGATCTTGCCGAGCAGCTCGGCCTGCTGGGACTTCATGTAGCCCTGCAGCGCCGCCTCGAAGTCGACGACCTTGGTGACTTCGACGTCGTCGAGGTAGCCCTCGTTGGCGGCGAACAGCGAGACGGCCATCTGGCCGACGCTCATCGGCGAGTACTGCGCCTGCTTCATCAGCTCGGTGACGCGCTCACCGCGCTCGAGCTGCTTGCGGGTGGTCTCGTCGAGATCGGAGGCGAACTGCGAGAAGGCCGCCAGCTCGCGATACTGCGCGAGTGCCAGACGGATACCGCCGCCGAGTTTCTTGATCGCCTTGGTCTGGGCCGCACCACCGACTCGCGACACCGACAGACCAGCGTTGATGGCTGGACGGATACCCGAGTTGAAGAGGTCGGTCTCGAGGAAGATCTGACCGTCGGTGATCGAGATCACGTTGGTCGGGACGAATGCCGAGACGTCGCCGGCCTGAGTCTCGATGATCGGCAGCGCGGTGAGCGAGCCGGTCTTGCCCTTGACGGCACCGTTGGTCGCCTTCTCCACGTAGTCGGGATTGACGCGCGCGGCGCGCTCGAGCAGACGCGAGTGCAGGTAGAAGACGTCACCGGGGTAGGCTTCACGACCCGGCGGACGACGCAGCAGCAGCGACACCTGACGGTAGGCCCAGGCCTGCTTGGTGAGGTCGTCGTAGACGATCAGCGCGTCCTCGCCCTTGTCGCGGAAGTACTCACCCATCGAGCAGCCGGCGTAGGGCGCGATGAACTGCATCGCGGCCGAGTCGGAGGCGCCGGCGGAGACGATGATGGTGTGATCCATCGCGCCGTGCTCTTCGAGCTTGCGCACCAGTGCCGCGATGGTCGAGTTCTTCTGACCGACCGCGACGTAGATGCACTTAACGCCGGTGTCCTTCTGGTTGATGATCGCGTCGATCGCCACCGCGGTCTTACCGGTCTGGCGGTCGCCGATGATCAGCTCACGCTGGCCACGACCGACCGGCACCATGGCGTCGATCGCCT
Coding sequences within:
- the atpA gene encoding F0F1 ATP synthase subunit alpha → MQLNPSEISDLIKQKIEKYDLQTEARTEGTIVSLTDGIVRIHGLSDAQYYEMLEFPGNTYGLALNLERDSVGAVVLGDYTNLSEGDWVRCTGRVLEVPVGEGLLGRVVDALGNPIDGKGPIEAAATSPIEKLAPGVIARQSVDEPMQTGLKAIDAMVPVGRGQRELIIGDRQTGKTAVAIDAIINQKDTGVKCIYVAVGQKNSTIAALVRKLEEHGAMDHTIIVSAGASDSAAMQFIAPYAGCSMGEYFRDKGEDALIVYDDLTKQAWAYRQVSLLLRRPPGREAYPGDVFYLHSRLLERAARVNPDYVEKATNGAVKGKTGSLTALPIIETQAGDVSAFVPTNVISITDGQIFLETDLFNSGIRPAINAGLSVSRVGGAAQTKAIKKLGGGIRLALAQYRELAAFSQFASDLDETTRKQLERGERVTELMKQAQYSPMSVGQMAVSLFAANEGYLDDVEVTKVVDFEAALQGYMKSQQAELLGKIDSTGGFNDEIQQGLHAALKDFKANNTW
- the atpG gene encoding F0F1 ATP synthase subunit gamma, whose translation is MAGAKEIRTKIASIKSTQKITSAMEMVAASKMRKAQDRMSASRPYADKMLQVIHHLAQATPEYHHSFMATERPRKRVGYIVVSSDRGLCGGLNSNLFRRLSAEIKEQQAAGVEPVFCAIGSKALGFFKRFGGKVLAQATHLGDTPHIEDLIGTVKVMLDAFEAGEIDAIYVASNEFVNTMTQRPEIRQLVPIAAAEKPEEALPYHWDYIYEPDARTVLDALLTRYIESLVYQGVVENAACEQAARMVAMKAASDNAGNLIDELQLVYNKARQAAITQEISEIVSGAAAV
- a CDS encoding F0F1 ATP synthase subunit epsilon, which gives rise to MAMTIHVDIVSAEGAIHSGQATMVYASAEVGEVGIAPRHTAFISRLKPGDVRVENEQGEQEHFYVSGGMLEVQPNVVTVLADTAVRAANLDEAAAQEAKRRAEEALAGQQAGFEYAKAQAELAEAIAQLRAIEKLRKTKRG
- the atpD gene encoding F0F1 ATP synthase subunit beta, whose amino-acid sequence is MSSGNVVEIIGAVVDVQFPRGEMPKVYEALKIESVGLTLEVQQQLGDGVVRTIAMGSTDGLQRGLEVAATGAPIQVPVGQKTLGRIMDVLGNAIDEQGDIGAEETWSIHRPAPKLEDQSTTTEILETGIKVVDLIMPIAKGGKVGLFGGAGVGKTVTLMELIRNIAAEHSGFSVFAGVGERTREGNDFYHEMKESNVLDKVALVYGQMNEPPGNRLRVALTGLTMAEYFRDEGRDVLLFVDNIYRYTLAGTEVSALLGRMPSAVGYQPTLASEMGALQERITSTKTGSITSFQAVYVPADDLTDPSPATTFAHLDATLVLSRQIAELGIYPAVDPLDSTSRILDPNVVGQEHYETARAVQGTLQRYKELKDIIAILGMDELSDEDKLTVARARKIQRFLSQPFFVAEVFTGAPGKFVSVKDTIAGFQAIVNGEYDHLPEQAFYMVGNIEEAVAKAETMAN
- the glmU gene encoding bifunctional UDP-N-acetylglucosamine diphosphorylase/glucosamine-1-phosphate N-acetyltransferase GlmU produces the protein MKLGVVILAAGLGKRMRSRLPKVLHPLAGKPLLAHVLEAAETIDPTRIVVVHGHAGDQVRAALEGHSCTWVEQAEQRGTAHAVMQAMPALADLDRVLVLYGDVPLISPATLERLIAAADDSPLALLTAELPDPTGYGRILRDAEGRIERIVEERDADEQQRRIRESNMGFLVADRARLDDWLSRIDDDNAQGEYYLTDVTALAATDGVDVASARPDSLSEVSGVNDRVQLAALERAWQRQQAERLMRAGVTLRDPARFDLRGRLTAASDCTIDVNVVIEGEVEIAEGVHIGPNCVLRDCTIGANTEILANCVIEGARVGADAHIGPFARLRPGSELADATHVGNFVETKNTRLGAGSKANHLTYLGDATIGAGVNIGAGTITCNYDGATKSRTEIGDRAFIGSNSALVAPVSIGEGATIGAGSVITRAAPAEQLTLSRARQHSVNGWQRPQKQPKP